In Thermus islandicus DSM 21543, a genomic segment contains:
- the aceE gene encoding pyruvate dehydrogenase (acetyl-transferring), homodimeric type — translation MTEEALKRALEALSPEERERLKEVENREWRESLEYVLRVEGPERVEELLRFLDEYLYLQGFSPPNRLSTPYLNTIPKALEPPYPGDLELERRIANILRWNVAVMVTRANQKAEGIGGHISTYASIAELYEVGFHHFFRGPEAGLDRDLVFFQGHASPGNYARAFLEGRLKEEDLENFRREVHPPVPGGRGLSSYPHPWLMPDFWEFPTVSMGLGPIQAIYQARFMRYLEDRGLKPKSSAKVWAFLGDGEHDEPETVGALHLAAREGLDNLIFVVNCNLQRLDGPVRGNSKVIQELERLYRGAGWRVIKVVWGSAWDALIAKDQEGHLLRRFEALVDGESQRYAAFGGKELRERFFNTPELKRLIEGMTDEELTELTRARGGHDLRKIYAAYKAAFEHKGSPVVILARTIKGYGMGPTAMAKNVAHQVKKLTDEDLKEARAFLGIPIPEERLGELPYYHPGPDSPEVRYTLERRKALGGFVPERRVRFQGGLEVPGEDFFQEFYEGSGGRAISTTMAFVRILAKLLRHPVVGKLIVPIVPDEARTFGMEALIAQVGIYSPQGQLYIPVDAGTLTTYRESKEGQILEEGITEAGAMADFIAAGTAYAHWGIPTIPFLLTYSMFGLQRIGDLVWAAADQRARGFLMGATAGRTTLLGEGLQHQDGQSHVYALAAPTLRAYDPAYAFELAVILEDGLRRMYREGEDTFYYLTIANENYPHPPMPEPKDRIREGILKGLYLFRPGEGQGLRVQLWGSGSILNEALKAQELLQEFGVVADVWSATSYKALYLDALEAEREGWLLGRPRRPYVAEALEGHEGPVVAATDYLKALPNLVRDYLNRPFLALGTDGFGRSDTREALRDFFEVDARHIAYAALVLLVEGGGLAAAVLEEARQRFGLSLEEVPPHRR, via the coding sequence TTGGACGAGTACCTCTACCTGCAGGGCTTTTCGCCGCCCAACCGCCTCTCCACGCCCTACCTGAACACCATCCCCAAGGCGCTGGAACCCCCTTACCCCGGGGATTTGGAGCTGGAGCGGCGCATCGCCAACATCCTGCGCTGGAACGTGGCGGTGATGGTCACGCGGGCCAACCAGAAGGCGGAAGGCATCGGGGGGCACATCTCCACCTACGCCTCCATCGCCGAGCTCTACGAGGTGGGCTTCCACCACTTCTTCCGCGGTCCGGAGGCGGGGCTGGACCGGGACCTGGTCTTCTTCCAGGGCCACGCCTCCCCTGGGAACTACGCCCGGGCCTTCCTCGAGGGCCGGCTTAAGGAGGAGGACCTGGAGAACTTCCGCCGCGAGGTCCACCCCCCGGTGCCGGGGGGCAGGGGGCTTTCCAGCTACCCCCACCCCTGGCTCATGCCCGACTTCTGGGAGTTCCCCACCGTCTCCATGGGCCTCGGGCCCATCCAGGCCATTTACCAGGCCCGGTTCATGCGCTACCTCGAGGACCGGGGCCTGAAGCCCAAGAGCTCCGCCAAGGTCTGGGCCTTCCTGGGCGACGGGGAGCACGACGAGCCGGAGACGGTGGGGGCGTTGCACCTCGCCGCAAGGGAGGGGCTGGACAACCTCATCTTCGTGGTGAACTGCAACCTCCAGCGCTTGGATGGCCCGGTGCGGGGCAACTCCAAGGTCATCCAGGAGCTGGAGAGGCTCTACCGGGGCGCGGGCTGGCGGGTGATCAAGGTGGTCTGGGGCTCGGCCTGGGACGCCCTCATCGCCAAGGACCAGGAGGGCCACCTCCTAAGGCGATTTGAGGCCCTGGTGGACGGGGAGAGCCAGCGCTACGCCGCCTTCGGGGGGAAGGAGCTAAGGGAGCGGTTCTTCAACACCCCGGAGCTCAAGCGGCTCATAGAGGGCATGACGGACGAGGAGCTCACCGAGCTCACCCGGGCCCGGGGCGGGCACGACCTTAGGAAGATCTACGCCGCCTACAAGGCCGCCTTTGAGCACAAGGGCAGCCCCGTGGTCATCCTCGCCCGCACCATCAAGGGGTACGGCATGGGCCCCACGGCCATGGCCAAGAACGTGGCCCACCAGGTGAAGAAGCTCACCGACGAGGACCTGAAGGAGGCCCGCGCCTTCCTGGGGATCCCCATCCCCGAGGAGAGGCTAGGGGAGCTTCCCTACTACCACCCGGGGCCGGACTCCCCCGAGGTGCGGTACACCCTGGAGCGCAGGAAGGCCCTGGGGGGGTTCGTGCCCGAGCGCCGGGTGCGCTTCCAGGGAGGCCTCGAGGTCCCCGGGGAAGACTTCTTCCAGGAGTTCTACGAGGGCTCCGGGGGGCGGGCCATCTCCACCACCATGGCCTTCGTGCGCATCCTCGCCAAGCTGCTCCGCCACCCGGTGGTCGGGAAGCTCATCGTGCCCATCGTGCCGGACGAGGCCCGGACCTTTGGCATGGAGGCCCTGATCGCCCAGGTGGGGATCTACTCTCCCCAGGGGCAGCTCTACATCCCCGTGGACGCCGGCACCCTCACCACCTACCGGGAGAGCAAGGAAGGGCAGATCCTGGAGGAGGGCATCACCGAGGCCGGGGCCATGGCCGACTTCATCGCCGCGGGCACCGCCTACGCCCACTGGGGCATCCCCACCATCCCCTTCCTCCTCACCTACTCCATGTTCGGCCTGCAAAGGATCGGGGACCTGGTCTGGGCCGCGGCCGACCAGCGCGCCCGGGGCTTCCTCATGGGGGCCACCGCGGGGCGCACCACCCTCCTCGGGGAGGGGCTCCAGCACCAGGACGGCCAAAGCCACGTCTACGCCCTGGCCGCCCCCACCCTCAGGGCCTACGACCCCGCCTACGCCTTTGAGCTGGCGGTGATCCTGGAGGACGGCCTCAGGCGCATGTACCGGGAGGGAGAGGACACCTTCTACTACCTCACCATCGCCAACGAGAACTACCCCCACCCCCCCATGCCCGAGCCCAAGGACCGGATCCGGGAGGGCATCCTCAAGGGGCTCTACCTCTTCCGCCCCGGGGAAGGGCAAGGCCTAAGGGTGCAGCTTTGGGGCTCGGGGTCCATCCTGAACGAGGCCCTGAAGGCCCAGGAGCTCCTCCAGGAGTTCGGGGTGGTGGCGGACGTCTGGAGCGCCACCAGCTACAAGGCCCTCTACCTGGACGCCCTAGAGGCGGAAAGGGAAGGCTGGCTCCTCGGCAGGCCCCGCAGGCCCTACGTGGCCGAGGCCCTCGAGGGGCACGAGGGACCCGTGGTGGCGGCCACGGACTACCTCAAGGCCCTGCCCAACCTGGTCCGGGACTACCTGAACCGGCCCTTCCTGGCCCTGGGGACGGACGGCTTCGGCCGCTCCGACACCCGGGAGGCCCTTCGGGATTTCTTTGAGGTGGACGCCCGGCACATCGCCTACGCCGCCCTCGTCCTCCTGGTGGAGGGCGGGGGGCTTGCGGCCGCGGTCCTGGAGGAGGCCAGGCAGCGGTTTGGGCTTAGCCTGGAGGAGGTGCCGCCCCACAGGCGGTGA